A stretch of Flavobacterium sp. N1994 DNA encodes these proteins:
- a CDS encoding G8 domain-containing protein, with amino-acid sequence MEKLLPHSQGRVSTFLLLFLFFVSVGKAQTTIGLQNFEASGSTMTYSASGGAVKNGTSGTGDRPASSNFYTSASNGYWINNGTATVTCANVTGLGSYVGKTANFSLASFSVGATNNGADGPDKVTISVSLDGGTTYSDEIEIDGNTNAYWAYSATGVASSTYDGDNTTTVFAPAAGGSRTTDGYSTISINLPDSATQVRIKVTMLNNSANEGWVIDDITVKGFTPTNYYSKSTGNLNTLSTWGTNTDGTGTAPSNFTASNQYFNIRNNATPTIGAAWTVSGSSSKVIVGDGTTATNFTVPSGFAFTGTVDVSANATLTLTNATIPTIGTLATTSTVVYNGSTAQSISAETYGNLTYSGTNTGTVAGDFDIAGNFSCTSGNVNFNNSGTARTFNITGNFSSSTTGNIEFGSGAGSCTINLTGNFSKTNGVMTTTTASANADFNMVGTTQTLQSTNTGTIMKWVDFTIASGSTCSFLGNFYYNGSAGTQGVITVSSGGTLNCGTNILLGTASTTTFVVSAGGTLGVGSTVGITTTGATGNIQSATRTYTAGANYVYNGTSAQVTGNGLTANIPNDLTIDNSTGVTLSAATTISGDLLISSGTLSTSGSNFAMSVGGSWTNNGGFTAGTSTETFTGSAQTIGGSSSTTFGAVVIASGATYTMNSSNTASSLTFAAAAVNSSLSHATGTTFTVNGAVTINQPSANTLNSSWNINAGTATVSGLITFAGANTTTSRVGKIVITTGTLNANGGITFVGSAAATKVIDMSGGAGNLNLKGALTIPAASATLVPGTSSTFSYVDTGAQTVNNFNTGNYYNLAVSGSGVKTFGAVTTITNNFSITLPATVTFPNTTTSSANSLTLGGSGQNSGTWGGTGSGATNINTSYFNATTNGRITITTGTCTTGYWLGGTNSAWNTAANWCGSTIPSSSTDVVIPTGTPFAPSITAITAACKSITINSGATLTLSASASSILNISGDFINNGTLTAGAASSVNFVGTANQVLGGSSTTTFANLTINTGTSSVTVTNSSTAFQASGNLTVTKGNLVLQATNANYNLTGNLSVATTGTLTHNVDWDVAGKQINVAGNIAIDGVYTKGSGARSHVQITAPATKSVHTGTSSLSIFTINTAAAITADGALTVDDNFWAPIANGGSFSTNGQTVIANGSLLVNSGGTLNVNGGSLTIVGGLSIGQIGANGGTVNLSSGTLTTDGITIGEGTTGTTTACSLTQTGGTLQVNGAVTINQPTANTITNSWNINAQTATVTGLITFAGTDVTTSRVGKIVITTGTLNANGGITFVGSNAATKVIDMSGGAGNLNLKGVLTVPAASSTLTSGTTSTFSYVDSGTQTINKFSSGNYNNLSISGAGVKTFAALTAITNKLSIATGSSLNLGTFANTAGTLSLGGSGTAAGLWGTNTTSNPSAATFTNNTFFAATTGSVQVGAGSCSAYNATITGTATICNGGSSTISVTPITGGVSPYKVIYVGSPSGGATVNGYTVGNTISVSPTVTTTYTLSSVTDSFGCTATNLGSAVVTVYATFTSGAINTTGETICNGGTPATTIGSATAASGGDNTITYSWRSSADGYTAAISGATSATYLPPAGLTTTTSYQRYAKDGTCNTTPTVSTGTWTVTVRPAFTSGTINTTGETICNGGIPATTIGSATAASGGDNTITYSWRSSADGYTAAISGATSATYLPPAGLTTTISYQRYAKDGTCNTTPTVSTGTWTVTVRPAFTSGAINTTGETICNGGTPATIIGSATAASGGDNTITYSWRSSADGYTAAISGATSATYLPPAGLTTTTSYRRYAKDGTCNTTPTVSTGTWTVTVNATFTSGAITTTGETICNGGTPATTIGSATAASGGDNTITYSWRSSADGYTAAISGATSVTYLPPAGLTTTTSYRRYAKDGTCNTTPTVSTGTWTVTVRPTFTSGTINNTGETICNGGTPATTIGSATAASGGDNTITYSWRSSADGYTAAISGATSATYLPPAGLTATTSYRRYAKDGTCNTTPTVSTGTWTVTVRPTFTSGTINNTGETICNGGTPATTIGSATAASGGDNTITYSWRSSADGYTAAISGATSATYLPPAGLTATTSYRRYAKDGTCNTTPTVSTGTWTVTVRPLFTSGAINTTGETICNGGTPATTIGSATAASGGDNTITYSWRSSADGYTAAISGATSVTYLPPSGLTTTTSYRRYAKDGTCNTTLTVSTGTWTVTVTANNTAGSASSSPTLCINTALTAITHTTTGATGIGTATGLPTGVTAAWASNTITISGTPSNSGTFNYSIPLTGGCTTVNATGTITVRPAFTSGAIGTSGETICFGGSPTLGINSVTAASGGDGSITYKWQANGVDIPGSNSDTYDPPPGLTVTTTYTRFAKDNTCNTTFTISSGSWVVTVSNTNTWTGSVSTTWGTVGNWSCGYVPTSATDVVIGTGSFYPVLVSDVSIHSLTLNSGTTLKVNSTYDLTVTDAIVNNGTLTFENNSNLVQVNNVSNTGSGSTIVKRNSAALLRLDYTLWSSPVSGQGLYSFSPFTLPNRFYVYNTATNLYSNSVGFSLTGLQYPSPLVSPNGVNGTDSNNVQFVSGKGYLIRLPWDHPTAATVWNGTFTGVANNGNITFAMTTGYNAVGNPYPSRLNVKDFIDGNTNISGPLYLWRKTNDNNSTSYATLTKTAYVANGAIGGDTGTGYFNAGNEANWVLNVGQGFIVNATSNSNLTFTNSMRRSSNADQFFRASQTTVNTANSGLYWLNLNASTGIYSQMAVGYSSEGTLAEDRGIDGRNINQEFYLTSLIGADAYSIQGRPDFQDTDIVPLSYKVSTAGNYTITIDHAVGVFSGGAQSIYLKDNLTNTINNLSAGAYAFTSAAGTFTNRFEIIYQSQLGTEHLTFSDNNVTVYTHNDELVINTENIIMATVKVFDVRGRLLQERKNINASHTSINAGLANEVLLVQITSEDGITVTKKVVR; translated from the coding sequence ATGGAAAAATTATTACCCCATTCCCAAGGAAGAGTTTCAACATTCTTGCTTTTATTTTTATTTTTTGTTAGCGTTGGAAAAGCACAAACGACTATTGGTCTTCAAAACTTTGAAGCATCAGGAAGTACGATGACCTATTCTGCTTCAGGAGGAGCAGTAAAAAATGGGACTTCAGGTACAGGAGACCGGCCAGCTTCTTCAAATTTTTATACAAGTGCAAGCAATGGTTATTGGATTAATAATGGAACAGCCACAGTTACTTGTGCTAATGTTACTGGATTAGGTTCTTATGTTGGTAAAACAGCCAACTTTAGTTTAGCTTCTTTTTCAGTCGGTGCAACAAACAATGGAGCTGATGGACCAGATAAAGTTACAATTTCGGTTTCACTTGATGGTGGTACCACTTACTCTGATGAAATAGAAATAGATGGAAACACAAATGCTTACTGGGCTTATAGTGCTACTGGTGTTGCATCGAGTACCTATGATGGTGATAATACTACTACTGTTTTTGCGCCTGCAGCAGGGGGAAGTAGAACTACAGATGGTTATTCTACTATAAGCATAAATCTTCCGGATAGTGCTACTCAGGTTAGAATTAAGGTTACTATGTTGAATAATTCTGCTAATGAAGGTTGGGTTATAGATGATATAACAGTTAAGGGATTTACTCCTACTAATTATTACTCTAAGTCTACAGGTAATTTAAATACATTGAGTACATGGGGAACCAATACTGATGGAACAGGAACTGCACCTTCTAATTTTACTGCTTCCAATCAATATTTTAATATCAGAAACAATGCAACACCTACTATAGGGGCTGCTTGGACCGTAAGCGGAAGTAGTTCGAAAGTTATAGTTGGAGACGGAACTACTGCTACTAATTTTACTGTACCAAGTGGGTTTGCCTTTACGGGTACTGTTGATGTATCTGCTAATGCTACCTTAACTTTAACGAATGCTACTATACCAACAATTGGGACTTTAGCCACAACCAGTACGGTTGTTTATAATGGTTCTACTGCTCAGTCAATAAGTGCAGAAACCTATGGTAATCTTACCTATAGTGGAACTAATACTGGAACCGTTGCAGGAGATTTTGATATTGCTGGGAATTTTAGCTGTACCTCTGGAAATGTAAATTTTAATAATTCGGGTACCGCCCGTACTTTTAATATTACTGGAAATTTTTCTTCGTCTACTACTGGAAATATAGAATTTGGTTCTGGTGCTGGCTCATGCACAATTAACCTTACGGGAAATTTTTCTAAGACTAATGGTGTAATGACTACTACAACTGCCTCGGCAAATGCCGATTTTAATATGGTAGGTACTACACAAACCTTACAATCTACTAATACAGGTACTATAATGAAATGGGTAGATTTTACAATAGCTAGTGGAAGTACGTGTTCGTTTTTAGGAAATTTTTATTATAATGGTTCAGCAGGAACGCAAGGAGTTATTACTGTAAGTTCAGGGGGTACTTTAAATTGTGGAACTAATATTTTACTTGGAACTGCGAGTACTACTACTTTTGTGGTAAGTGCTGGAGGTACACTAGGTGTTGGTTCAACCGTTGGTATTACAACTACTGGAGCAACAGGGAACATTCAGTCAGCTACAAGAACTTATACAGCTGGAGCTAACTATGTTTATAATGGTACTTCGGCACAAGTTACAGGTAATGGATTAACTGCAAATATACCAAACGATTTAACTATAGATAATAGCACGGGTGTTACCTTGAGTGCAGCCACTACAATAAGTGGTGATTTGTTAATTTCATCGGGGACTTTAAGCACCTCAGGAAGTAATTTTGCTATGAGTGTAGGAGGTAGTTGGACAAATAATGGAGGATTCACTGCGGGGACTAGTACGGAAACATTTACGGGATCTGCACAAACTATTGGAGGTTCAAGTAGTACTACCTTTGGAGCAGTTGTTATAGCTTCAGGAGCAACGTATACTATGAATAGCAGTAATACGGCTAGTAGTTTAACCTTTGCTGCGGCAGCGGTAAATAGTTCGTTGTCACATGCTACAGGTACTACATTTACAGTAAATGGAGCCGTAACTATTAATCAACCAAGTGCTAATACTCTTAACTCCTCATGGAATATCAATGCTGGTACAGCAACGGTTTCTGGACTTATCACTTTTGCAGGAGCTAATACAACAACTAGCAGAGTGGGTAAGATTGTAATTACTACTGGAACTTTAAATGCGAATGGAGGGATTACATTTGTAGGCTCGGCGGCAGCTACTAAAGTTATTGATATGTCGGGTGGTGCAGGAAATCTTAATTTGAAAGGTGCATTAACAATTCCGGCGGCATCAGCAACATTAGTTCCAGGTACTTCTAGTACATTCTCCTATGTAGATACTGGAGCACAAACTGTAAATAATTTCAATACGGGTAATTATTACAATCTTGCTGTTAGTGGTTCGGGAGTTAAAACATTTGGTGCAGTAACTACTATTACCAATAATTTTTCTATAACTCTGCCAGCTACGGTAACTTTTCCTAATACTACAACTAGTTCAGCAAATTCTCTTACGTTAGGAGGCTCTGGACAAAATTCAGGAACATGGGGAGGAACAGGGTCAGGCGCAACTAATATCAATACTAGTTATTTTAATGCTACTACAAATGGAAGAATTACTATTACCACTGGTACTTGTACGACAGGGTATTGGTTAGGAGGAACTAATAGTGCTTGGAATACAGCTGCCAACTGGTGTGGTTCGACTATACCTTCCTCTTCTACAGATGTTGTTATTCCTACAGGTACTCCTTTTGCACCAAGTATTACTGCTATCACTGCAGCTTGTAAAAGCATCACGATTAATTCTGGAGCTACCTTAACCTTATCGGCTAGTGCCTCTAGTATATTAAACATTAGTGGAGATTTTATTAATAACGGGACATTGACTGCAGGTGCTGCTAGTTCGGTAAACTTTGTTGGAACTGCCAATCAAGTTTTAGGAGGTTCATCCACTACTACTTTTGCTAACCTTACTATAAACACAGGTACGAGTTCAGTCACTGTTACAAATTCATCAACAGCCTTTCAAGCAAGTGGTAATCTTACTGTCACTAAAGGTAATTTAGTATTACAAGCGACTAATGCTAATTACAATTTAACAGGAAATCTTTCTGTGGCAACTACTGGAACATTGACCCATAACGTAGATTGGGATGTGGCAGGAAAACAAATAAACGTGGCAGGAAACATAGCTATTGACGGTGTTTACACAAAAGGTTCAGGAGCACGTTCCCATGTGCAAATCACAGCTCCTGCTACTAAATCAGTTCATACAGGAACCTCTTCTTTAAGCATTTTTACCATTAATACTGCAGCAGCCATAACTGCTGATGGAGCATTAACAGTTGATGATAATTTTTGGGCACCTATTGCAAATGGAGGATCATTTTCTACCAACGGACAAACCGTTATTGCAAATGGAAGTTTATTAGTCAATTCTGGTGGAACATTAAATGTGAATGGAGGTAGTTTAACCATTGTTGGAGGATTATCAATAGGTCAAATAGGTGCAAATGGAGGAACTGTTAATCTAAGCTCAGGAACCTTAACAACTGATGGAATTACAATTGGTGAGGGTACAACAGGAACGACAACAGCTTGTTCATTAACCCAAACTGGGGGAACTTTGCAGGTAAATGGTGCTGTTACTATTAATCAACCTACAGCCAATACTATTACCAATTCCTGGAATATCAATGCTCAAACTGCCACTGTTACAGGACTAATCACTTTTGCAGGTACAGATGTAACTACTTCAAGGGTGGGAAAAATAGTGATAACAACAGGAACGTTGAATGCTAATGGAGGTATAACGTTTGTTGGTTCAAATGCAGCTACAAAAGTAATTGATATGTCTGGTGGTGCTGGTAATTTGAATTTGAAAGGAGTCTTAACTGTTCCAGCTGCTTCTTCAACATTAACTTCTGGAACAACTAGTACTTTTTCTTATGTAGATTCAGGTACTCAAACTATAAATAAATTTAGTTCTGGTAATTATAATAATTTAAGCATTAGTGGTGCAGGTGTTAAAACTTTTGCTGCCTTAACTGCTATTACTAATAAACTTTCAATAGCAACAGGTTCATCTCTAAATTTAGGGACTTTTGCTAATACTGCTGGTACACTTTCTTTAGGAGGTTCTGGAACAGCAGCAGGACTTTGGGGAACTAATACAACTTCAAATCCTTCAGCCGCTACCTTTACCAACAATACTTTTTTTGCAGCTACTACAGGAAGTGTGCAAGTAGGAGCAGGTTCATGCTCTGCTTATAACGCTACAATTACTGGTACTGCTACCATTTGTAATGGAGGAAGTAGTACAATTTCTGTTACACCAATAACGGGAGGAGTAAGTCCTTATAAAGTAATTTATGTTGGTTCACCAAGTGGTGGTGCAACTGTAAATGGTTATACTGTTGGAAATACTATTTCAGTAAGTCCAACTGTTACTACAACTTATACGCTTAGTTCTGTAACTGATAGTTTTGGATGTACTGCTACCAATTTAGGTTCGGCTGTGGTAACAGTATATGCAACCTTTACTTCAGGAGCAATCAATACCACAGGAGAGACTATTTGTAATGGCGGAACCCCTGCCACAACTATTGGCAGTGCAACTGCTGCTAGTGGAGGAGACAATACTATTACGTATTCATGGAGAAGTTCAGCAGATGGTTACACTGCAGCTATATCAGGAGCAACTAGTGCTACTTATTTACCACCAGCAGGATTAACAACTACAACAAGTTATCAACGATATGCTAAAGATGGGACTTGTAATACTACACCAACGGTTTCAACAGGAACTTGGACGGTAACGGTAAGACCAGCTTTCACATCCGGAACTATCAATACCACTGGCGAAACTATCTGTAATGGAGGTATCCCAGCTACAACCATTGGAAGTGCAACTGCTGCTAGTGGAGGAGACAATACTATTACGTATTCATGGAGAAGTTCAGCAGATGGTTACACTGCAGCTATATCGGGAGCAACTAGTGCTACTTATTTGCCACCAGCCGGATTAACAACCACAATAAGTTATCAACGATATGCTAAAGATGGGACTTGTAATACTACTCCAACGGTTTCAACAGGAACTTGGACGGTAACAGTTAGACCTGCCTTTACTTCAGGAGCAATCAATACCACTGGCGAAACTATTTGTAATGGCGGTACCCCAGCCACAATCATTGGAAGTGCTACAGCGGCAAGTGGAGGAGACAATACTATTACGTATTCATGGAGAAGTTCAGCAGATGGTTACACTGCAGCTATATCAGGAGCAACTAGTGCTACTTATTTGCCACCAGCCGGATTGACTACGACAACAAGTTACAGAAGATATGCTAAAGATGGCACTTGTAATACTACCCCAACCGTTTCAACTGGAACATGGACAGTAACAGTAAATGCAACCTTTACTTCAGGAGCAATCACTACTACAGGTGAGACTATTTGTAATGGAGGTACTCCAGCTACAACAATTGGTAGTGCAACTGCTGCTAGTGGAGGGGATAATACGATTACTTATTCCTGGAGAAGTTCAGCAGATGGTTATACTGCAGCTATATCGGGAGCGACTAGTGTTACTTATTTACCACCAGCAGGATTAACAACGACAACAAGTTACAGACGATATGCTAAAGATGGCACTTGTAATACTACACCAACGGTTTCAACAGGAACTTGGACAGTAACGGTAAGACCAACTTTCACATCCGGAACTATCAATAACACAGGCGAAACTATCTGTAATGGAGGAACTCCAGCTACAACAATTGGAAGTGCTACAGCGGCAAGTGGAGGAGACAACACTATTACTTATTCTTGGAGAAGTTCAGCTGATGGATATACAGCAGCTATATCGGGAGCAACTAGTGCTACTTATTTACCACCAGCTGGATTAACAGCTACCACAAGTTACAGACGTTATGCTAAAGATGGCACTTGTAATACTACACCAACGGTTTCAACAGGAACTTGGACAGTAACGGTAAGACCAACTTTCACATCCGGAACTATCAATAACACAGGCGAAACTATCTGTAATGGAGGAACTCCAGCTACAACAATTGGAAGTGCTACAGCGGCAAGTGGAGGAGACAACACTATTACTTATTCTTGGAGAAGTTCAGCTGATGGATATACAGCAGCTATATCGGGAGCAACTAGTGCTACTTATTTACCACCAGCTGGATTAACAGCTACCACAAGTTACAGACGTTATGCTAAAGATGGTACTTGTAATACTACCCCAACCGTTTCAACTGGAACATGGACAGTAACAGTTCGACCTTTATTTACTTCTGGAGCAATTAATACCACAGGCGAAACTATCTGTAATGGAGGTACACCAGCCACAACCATTGGAAGTGCAACTGCTGCTAGTGGAGGAGACAATACTATTACGTATTCATGGAGAAGTTCAGCAGATGGTTACACTGCAGCTATATCGGGAGCAACTAGTGTTACTTATTTACCACCATCCGGATTGACTACGACAACAAGTTACAGACGATATGCTAAAGATGGCACTTGTAATACTACCCTAACCGTTTCAACTGGAACATGGACGGTAACAGTGACAGCAAATAATACTGCTGGCTCAGCATCATCATCACCTACATTGTGTATCAATACGGCCTTAACAGCGATTACTCATACCACTACTGGTGCAACCGGAATAGGAACTGCAACAGGTTTACCAACAGGAGTAACGGCAGCATGGGCAAGTAATACTATAACCATTAGTGGAACTCCGAGTAACTCAGGAACATTTAATTACAGTATTCCATTAACAGGAGGTTGTACTACTGTAAATGCTACTGGAACTATTACTGTTAGACCAGCCTTTACCTCAGGAGCAATTGGGACTTCAGGAGAGACAATTTGTTTTGGAGGTTCACCTACATTAGGGATCAATAGTGTTACAGCTGCCAGTGGAGGAGATGGTTCAATTACCTATAAATGGCAAGCGAATGGTGTTGATATTCCGGGATCCAATTCGGATACGTATGATCCACCACCAGGATTAACGGTTACTACTACTTACACTAGATTTGCTAAAGACAATACTTGTAACACTACATTTACGATTTCATCAGGTAGTTGGGTAGTTACGGTTTCCAATACCAATACTTGGACTGGATCAGTAAGCACCACATGGGGTACAGTAGGAAACTGGTCTTGTGGATATGTTCCAACTTCTGCAACAGATGTTGTTATTGGGACAGGGAGTTTTTATCCAGTACTTGTATCCGATGTTTCTATTCATTCATTGACACTGAATTCGGGAACAACCCTAAAAGTTAATTCAACCTATGACTTAACCGTTACGGATGCTATAGTTAATAACGGAACGTTGACTTTTGAAAATAATAGTAATTTGGTGCAAGTAAATAATGTGTCGAATACAGGATCAGGTTCAACAATTGTAAAACGAAATTCAGCTGCTTTACTACGTTTAGATTACACTTTGTGGTCTTCGCCAGTTTCAGGACAAGGGTTATATTCTTTTTCACCATTTACTTTACCTAATCGTTTTTATGTCTATAATACAGCAACGAACCTTTATAGTAATTCTGTTGGATTTAGTTTAACAGGTTTGCAATATCCATCACCATTGGTTTCTCCGAATGGAGTTAATGGAACAGATAGTAATAATGTTCAGTTTGTTTCAGGAAAAGGTTATTTAATAAGATTACCTTGGGATCACCCTACTGCAGCGACAGTTTGGAATGGTACTTTTACGGGTGTAGCAAACAATGGTAATATTACTTTTGCAATGACTACGGGTTATAATGCTGTTGGAAATCCATATCCATCTAGACTTAATGTTAAAGATTTTATCGATGGGAATACTAACATTTCAGGGCCATTGTATCTTTGGAGAAAAACGAATGATAATAATTCAACATCTTATGCGACACTTACTAAAACAGCTTATGTAGCTAATGGTGCAATAGGAGGAGATACTGGGACGGGTTATTTCAATGCTGGAAATGAAGCCAATTGGGTTCTTAATGTTGGACAAGGATTTATTGTAAATGCAACTAGTAATTCTAATTTGACTTTTACTAATAGTATGAGAAGAAGTTCCAATGCAGATCAATTCTTTAGAGCCTCACAAACTACAGTCAATACAGCAAATAGTGGATTGTATTGGTTGAATTTGAATGCAAGTACAGGAATTTATAGTCAAATGGCTGTAGGGTATAGTTCGGAAGGGACATTAGCTGAGGATAGAGGTATTGATGGGAGAAATATTAATCAGGAGTTTTATTTAACTAGTTTAATAGGGGCTGATGCATACTCAATTCAAGGGAGACCAGATTTTCAAGATACTGATATCGTTCCTTTATCCTATAAAGTTAGCACTGCAGGTAATTATACCATTACTATTGACCATGCAGTAGGTGTGTTTAGTGGAGGAGCGCAGTCAATTTATTTGAAAGATAATCTAACGAATACTATCAACAATTTAAGTGCTGGAGCATATGCTTTTACTTCAGCTGCTGGAACTTTTACTAATCGTTTTGAAATTATTTATCAATCGCAATTAGGAACTGAGCATTTAACCTTTTCTGATAATAATGTAACTGTTTATACTCATAACGATGAATTAGTAATTAATACTGAAAACATCATTATGGCAACCGTAAAAGTGTTTGATGTTAGAGGTAGATTACTTCAAGAGAGAAAAAACATCAACGCTAGTCATACCAGTATTAATGCAGGATTAGCTAATGAGGTTCTTTTGGTTCAAATTACATCAGAAGATGGAATTACAGTAACCAAAAAAGTAGTACGTTAG